agttcaagagttacagagcggacacaaaacaaagtcataagACCTCtaactcctgtgaccttgaccttgaagctagccaCCCataacatgtgctctgcatgttgcctcgatgtagtgaacatttgtgtcaagtttcttcgaaatccttcaaggggtttaagagttacagagtggacatgaaattgctaaaagatggacagacagatggacagacactgatgtcataacataatatgtcccttcgggggTATAAAAAAGGAGTAAAACAGAACATACTTAATTATGTGTGGAAACCAAAAACATTGATTATCTTACCTATGTGCATTTCAACAGTTTCCAGACTAAATGACTGCTTTATCTGTTCCAACTGAAGTCTCCCATTATCTAACAAGaattttttctctattttgaaaCCATCCTTGCACCAGAAACATATCTGAACTGTATCTGAAATAAACACATTTACATATTTAAACTGAATTACCCAAACATTTgcatattttcacaataatttacCACTGTCATATTATACAGTGATTTTCCCtacacatttatatattttacagtgaTTTACccaacatttacatattttacagtgATTTACccaacatttacatattttacagtgATTTACAAAATCAGAATCTGTGACTAGTTACTTCCTCATACAGATATTTGCAGTTCCAGCTAATCCATGGTACTGAAATgtgtttttttacagttttttttttaagaaacagtACTAAGAGATATCTGTTCTGGTCATGGACAAAGTAATAACAGATAATTCTTGTAGCCAATATCCCAAATAGAATGTATTGATCAGTTACTGGAAGTATTTCTCAAATATAACGCCTGCATTTTCATGTACTGATTGTATCATCACATAACTAGAAACTACAAACATGTTCTGATTGCAGTACTATTAGCAAATCTTTTAACTCACTGCACAACATTACATGGGTGAATAGCAGTATGAGATTTTATTAAGTCAATAAACAAGAATTAATATCATGTACAAGTTATCTACTGTCCTACCACTAACCTGGTTTATTAATGGACTGGTATCTCGTAGGCAGCACACAAGAAGACTCATCCACACGTCtgtaatgtacatgtacattgagTTACAATCAGAGACATAAttagaaactgttttcagtaaaTGTTTCGTTTCACCAAACTGGTTTAATTCATTACTAAATAGGCATACTTATTTTTTATCAAGTAACATAAGAACGTGgaggaaaaataacaaaaaaaacttgtaaatgtTGGTGTGGATGTAAAAGTAATccccaatgaccttgaccttcgggtGTTACTAAATGAAAAGCTCTCAGTAAGACAAGTCCCCATGTAAGGTGTAATTAGTTAAGAAGATACAATGAAATTGAGAACCATGTCATAAGACTTTAACCAACACTGTCACAAGATCTGACCTTCATATTTTGGGTACCTTACCAGAAACCAAAAGATGTCTGCCCAAACCAGAATCAAtccttattttgaaatttgatgaTAACAGTGGCAATAGTAAGAAGATCTAGTGAAATTTAGAATGGTGCCAGACAGCAACACCTACGGCAATCCCATGTAGAGTACAATACCATCCCATTTCTTCAAATCAAGCTAAAAAAAAGTTTCTCTCGTAATCAGAAGTTAAATATTCTggtttgatatttggcttgtatctgccattaacccttaccctgctaaatttctataatgaacttgtccatctttcaatctggaaagtactattaactgttaaaaggggtgcttaccaaaaatactgaccgaatggcgaacagtgcagatcatgatcagaccgcacagatgtgtaggctgatcatgatctacactggtcgcaaaggcataatcaatagtggccagcatgataagggttaaggtgCAGATTTCTTACATACCTGCTTAATGCATTCATCTGTTCCTGTAGTTTGGTAATCTTCTCATtctgaaacaaaatttaacatcatttaaccaaataaaaatgaaaccaacacattaatatacatgtatacaactcTTTTCAAAATGAGATTTTGTGTCACACTGTGACACTAATGATATTCATGGGGGGACTGATTTTCGTGGATATCTTGACTACATCAATCCTTAATATCTATATGTTGAACAAATCAAACTCCTGTTCATTTTACCTTTAAATAATGAAATCCTCAAATTCATTTCACCTTGAAATAGCCCTTTCAGCCAAATCCccacaaaattaaacaatttcacagaaaacattttgataaaatgtttggtaaaatatgtaaatatgttaatAGCAACATATTAAGTTTTTGCTTTCACACGAAGTGCTTACTTTTACCTTGATATATCAATACAAACTGGCAACAAAGATCTATACCTGCTCCTTCAGGAGTTTGTCAATGTCATCTAACGACTCCGTTGATATGCTCAATTTCTGTGCCCCCACTGTTTCAGTAACAGCATTACTTGCCACAGATTTTGATTTCAGTTTTTCTTCTAAATAATTCTCCATGACTTTCTCATTTTCTGTTTCTTCTTGACACAGTTTTTGAAAGTTCACCTGTCCAAAATTTCTTTTATGTGAATCAAAATCAGTTTTTTCCACTTCAAGTTCCAACTCTGAGATTTTTTCATCCCCTCCCACCTCAGTAATTTTAACACTTCCTTGATGTACATCATTTTGTATTCCAATTTTCAATGAGCTTATCTCCCTTGAAAGCTCTTCATTTGGAGGTGCAGAGTGTTCACTAACTTTTGAAACAGATTTAAACATAACAGATTCCACCTGTATTTCACTTTCAGGTAAAATTTTAGACTGCTCTTTGCACTCATTTTCACAAGTCACATGTTTTGCTGATGTTTCGTTTTCAACATTCTTCATATTTAGGTCTGGAGATTTTTCAGAAGAACTATTACTTTCAGCATAATGAACATGGTCTCTTGGTGACATTTCTGGGGAATCTGAAAGGTATTCCATGGGCATTTTAGTTGTAGCTTCTGTTTTACCCTGACTTGAACCAGAAGACTGCCGTGACAAGTCTTCTCTGTTCTGCCGCATAGATCTCTTTTTCCGAACTGGCCTTTTGGGAGGTACCGGAGCCTTGTTTTCAATTTCTGTATTACCGTTGACATGTTTACTGTCACCATGGCAACCATTTGCCTTCTGAACTTCAGAAAGAACGCTTTCTGCTTTAAAAGAGTCACTTCTTTCCTTAGATGCCCTTTTACttgtattgttattttctttgttgtCTGCCACTCTAATATATGAAGTACTATTTTTGAGGTTGGTATCAAAATTGATCACACTGTCATAGATGCTGTCAAAGTCTTTGTTGTTCTGGTTACCATTTGCAGATACAGAaactggaatggatggaacactCTGGGTATGTGTTAGTGGTGCCTTCTCATGGCGACCTGAAATAATACATGTGCAAGACTTGGCAATAACTTATAGATTTCACAACTGTACTgatatatatcattaaaatctGTCATAGTAATGATCAATTTATCTGCTGACAAGCACAGTCCAAGTAGTTCTGTAGAGTATCCAGactagggcaaaggtcaaggtcacctacTCTGAACTTGGTATTAGTTTCTTGGCAATACCTGTAGTATTGTTGGCCTATTTACATAGGATGTCTCATCTTGTTGTATTTCAAAACTGATAATCAGTGCATCAGTGCAACTATGATATCTAGACCTAAAAAGCAAGAGGGATCATCTATTTACCAGCAGTCTACAAAGTATGTCTGTAGATGTAAGCAATAACCAAATACTAATCGGAAGTTATTTTCTGGCAAATGGTAAATGTGGCCATAACCTTTGACTTGTTAACACTTATATCAAtagaaactagagatgcttttgagaaaagcgcatgtctcccacaactgcccctttgaaaaatgtctagtttctgtAGATGGCTAAGATGAATGGACCCAGTTAGACGGCTTGGACGAGTGGACTCAaccagtaattcaagggccataattcaaaagtgcctgggtggatttggctagttatcaaagttggccgaggtcttatggtcaaacacattttgtttaagtttgatgaagatcggatgagaaatgttcgacttagagtgcggacaagctttgtgacagacggacacacagactggagtaaaccaatatgtctcccacaccactgtgtggtgggagacataattatccgCTAACAATCATATGTTACATTGCTAAAGGCCAATTGGATGATCCACTACTATTTTCAGATCATTATTACCTTGACCATTGACCCCATATACTAACTGATTCATCTATTCACCATACAAACATCATCCTAAAAGGCATGACTGCTTTAGGTCAAATCATTCTAAAGTTATCAGTCAGACATTATCTggtcaaactagagctatcacttaaggtgatgaatgtacccccgcatgcactgacacattacattgcaatttgacgcacacaagattgcataattatgtggactgtatgtatatagactgtatgtatacagtatagtaacaaaaaataaagtcccataactatgcagaatatttatctaaaagaacgtaaaatgcaccatgcacaactagggttggtactgatcacttgtgtgaagtttcattaaattgtgtgcaagggttcggaagattaggtgcgcacaagactgcatatgcagactgtatgtacatagtatgttaacaagaaacaaagtcccataactctgcaatttttgttgttgaaagaacctaacttgccccatgcacaactactgttgttgctttgttactgatcacttgtgtgaagtttcattaaattgtgtcaaggggatgaggagagatggtgcgcacaagattgtgtctatgtatatagcatagtaacaaaaaacaaagtcccctaaCTCTGCAATCTTttctttctgaaagaacctaacatgccccatgcacaactactgttgttactgatcacttgtgtgaagtttcattaaactgtgtcaaggggatgaggagagatggtgcacacaagactgtgtctatgtatatagtatagtaacaaaaaacaaagtcccataactctgcaatttttttttctgaaagaacctaacatgccccatgcacaataactgttgttactgatcacttgtgtgaagtttcattaaattgtgtcaaggggatgagatggtgcgcacaagattgtgtctacggacagacagacagatgaacagacagacagacagacagacaacctgaaaccagtataccccacttacaactttCTTGTTGGTGGGTACAATGACCAGCCATCTATCTGTATGAGGAAAACTGTGTATCATCCATTAAACTCTATTCTTTATTATAAGATAGTCCAAGTTGTCTGTCAGTTAAACATAGAAGGAAGGCAAgcattgtatattctgtgataaacaacggcTTGAGTGTGGACTAGTGGAGGAACATTATGACACCAAATTGCTGCCTGATGTATGACACCAAATTGCTGCCTGATGTATGGTTCTTACTGTTCAGATGAATGAagttcattatcatttttaatatttcaacgAGTATGTTAGAATGAAAAGAAACAAAGCTATCCTGTGATTTATCttatttaccatggttcatcattcagatgctttCATAGTTAACCACTAGGAATAATGCACTCATGGTTCAGTTCCTACTAAACTCTAAACTATGGTAAATCAGTAAATAAAGAATGCAAAGGCTTTGTTTATTTAAGTTTATTATATGAAGAAACAAACATCTCACCATGTTTAAGGTTGAAGAACTTCAGTACAGATTTCATAGTTactgtagatgatgatgatggaaATGCTACATCAGCAGGGCCCCTTTTACCAGATACAATCAGCACACCATCTTGGTCATCGTGACAACAAGACTTTGGTAAACCTGCAAGTCCTTTTGGTCTTTCTTCTTTATCTAGTGtctacaaatttttaaaatttaatgatttttacaATTTGAACAAGAAACTcagcaatgccacgaaaccaggttttcaacaattttcataagaataaacaagagtgccagaatgtcacaatatacgcccgtcacagcaaaatTCTTTacttagcacctgtatttgcagaaattttgtggttgtttagtaatcattgtaattcttttgtttttctaagtcaacaaaaaaactccttaccaggtagagatacattaaaatacacctaaaattagaaagtaacaactatgttgtaccacagaaaagtggtcttggtttttccctatggtcaattataaaaaagttacaatataagttatttatagtaacaactaagggaagttaatcttaaaaaaaaaaaaaaaaaaaaatacaaaaaaaaaaattgtaattccacacagaaatccttaccaggtagtgattggtcaaaatacacctcaaaattggatgtaacatgcatgttgtactaaagAAAAATGGTTTCgttttttccctacgtctagtaatgaaaaagttacaatataagctatttatagtaacaacaaagggaagtaattcttaagggaactgcgcaagacacttcatctcatgatggtgtataattgtgccaagttacatcaaaatccatctatgcatgaagaagatatgctccggacaaagttttcattcttgtatcctttgacctctaagtgtgaccttgaccttagacctagggacctggttcttgtgcatgacactccgtctcatgatggtgaacaattgtgccaactttcatcaaaatccctccatgcatgtagaagatatgctaaccctaaccctaacctaaccctaaccctatttttagtaacaatgaccttgaccttgatcccagaaaccccaaaatcatcccaagctacaactttatataagttttctatacaccaagtttcatcatgatagctcattcctaagttaagttattgaccggaaaccctttttctattttaagtaacagtgaccttgaccttgaccccagaaaccccaaaatcaatcccagcctttgtcttgatataagctacatacataccaagttttattcaaatatctttaccgaaacaaaagttattgaccggaaacaccagtttgacacCGCCGCCGCTGCCGCCGCCACCGCCAActcgcccgaccgacatctaccccaatctaataactcaggttttcgttgaaaacctggttaataaacaTAGCAGTAGAAATTATTCTAAATTTTTCCAGTAAGACTAACCTGAATTATTCTCATTTTGAAATATCAACCTCCCAAGTTGAATATATTTTGAATGTTACAACGATACGTTTTCCTCACTTTGATAGGAATCGTAAGATATTATTTGGTCATGTGACAATATTGTAACAAATCACACTCAAGCCTTTGGATTGtggtgttttgttttatataaaattctgtgTTTTATCTTCAGTTGATGCAATATGTCTGAATGTTGTAAACTTACTATTTCACATGTTTTGGTGAACTGTTTTCTATCAAACAAGTAGACCTGAATCAACGTCTGTACATTACTTCCTACCAATACCTGGTTCAAGTTGGCCTGAAAACATAAAATCCAATCACTGTTTGTAACACAGTAGATCATATTGATTGAGAATTATtgttgccatttttttttcaaaaacataaatgtttATTCTAGTCTctctttcaatatattttactgtGAGATATTTGTGTGTTTGAAAACAAGTACTGTGATTTAGCAGAAACTGGCCCTACTGAAtgcaataaaacaatgaaattccACTAAAAGCACAAAATTAATCTGTCACAAAAGGTAAATGACAAAATATAGCCATATAGAGCCTTTACTCTCCCAAAAATATCTACAATTTAACCCCCATTTCTTGTCCTAAATATGGGTCATTCAGGGAATTTTTTCAGGTCATCCAAAATCTCTGCATGGccaaattttgtcatttataaaatagtaaagggTACAATTTAAGATCCTGTGAATTTGTTTTGCACTTCATATGGATGGACACTTTTAAATTACATATCTGTAACACCTAACTAGGTCCTACCTGAAACAGAAGTAGATCAGGGGTTAGTACACCCTTCACATTTACACTGGAAACTCTAGTGGGTTTTCTTTCTGCAGACAAATCTATACAGTCCAGTCGTGAACTGTCTTCTAACACTGACTGAAAATACAAGCAATCACCGACTAATACAAGCAATCACTGACTGAAAATTCAAGCAATAACTGACTGAAAATTCAAGCAATCACTGATTGAAAATTCAAGCAATCACTGGCTGAAAATACAAGCAATCACTGACTGAAAATACAAGCAATCACTGACTGAAAATACAAGCAATAACTGACTGAAAATTCAAGCAATCACTGACTGAAAATACAAGCTATCACTGACTGAAAATACAAGCAATCACTGACTGAAAATTCAAGCAATAACTGACTGAAAATTCAAGCAATCACTGACTAAAAATTCAAGCAATCACTGACTGAAAATACAAGCAATAACTGAAATTTCAAGCAACAACTGACTGAAAATTCAAGCAATAACTGACTGAAAATACAAGCTATCACTGACTGAAAATACAAGCAATAACTGACTGAAAATTTAAGCAATCACTGACTGAAAATTCAAGCAATTACTGACTGAAAATTCAAGCAATAACTGACTGAAAATACAAGCAATCACTGACTGAAAATTCAAGCAATCACTGACTGAAAATACAAGCAATCACTGTCTGAAAATTCAAGCAATAACTGGCAAAAAATTCAACCAATCACTGACTGAAAATTCAGGCAATCACAGACTAAAAATTCAGGCAATCACTGACTGAAAATTCAAGCAATAACTGACTGAAAATTCAAGCAATCACTGACTGAAAATACAAGCAATAACTGACTGAATATTCAAGGAATAATAACTGACTGAAAATACAAGCAATAACTGAAATTTCAAGCAACAACTGACTGAAAATTCAAGCAATAACTGACTGAAAATACAAGCATTcactaaataaaaatacaagcaATAATTGACTGATgtcaatgtacctgtatttgtggatttggataagtcttgcactatatggcaatgtgtgaccgtGATTgaaagcaagtgttcaaagtttcagaGCCATGTATCAAacaatttagacaaaatatggaatggtatgtgacacttaactaatttctatgtcaaacaagagctgtccataagacagcacatTCTACTTCTCTCAGTGCTTGAacctgaattaaagctttgccagtaataactttatgaaacttaacacaaaaaTTCTACGTTAAGAAGgggcataactgtcaaaattcaaattagagttatagggattgtttctcctggtgtagactttgatagtaaaaaactattataagtttcaagccaaaagctttgatagtgacAGGGAtaattgactttttcaaaaactttaaccaaaatattctaagttaaaaaggggcataactctgtaaaattcagatcagagttatggggattgtttctcctggtgtagactttgatagttaataactgttttaagtttcaagtcaatagctttgatagtaacaaagatatttaactttatcaaaaactttaaccaacggcgaggTCAACGCCGCGGCAAGTGCAATATCTCTACTTTTTCtacaaaaagtcgagctaaaacggGCCATAACttagctaaagtccttgtcctagttatgtaggctatgacagtaaacaagtggtcaaagtttcaaagccatatgacaaaccgGTTAGCAAAATATgcactggtatgaaaaatttaactgatttctaagtccaaaaattcagccaaaatagttgaacagagttatgtactcttgcctacagatagagatcataatgataaacaagtgttcaaagtttcaaagccacatgtcaaatagttttgacaaaacattgacttgtacgaaaactggaTCATTTCCAAgtcaaactagaatgtgtctgtaggacacagggtgtgccccccactggtacagttgtcacaaataaggggaaatcattcaaatgttggcagtcttaatggggtatagcctcaaaaaaaattatgaaatggattcattattctataccatatactttttgaggtatgagcatcacaaacaaaaaatccactattttggctatttcaaggtccataactgtaataaatgctaaaattctcaagaagaatgccaagtgtgcaaggtcacattatgataaagactcaagcaaggtttcatgaatttacatttaatactttttgagtgaggcacataatcaggtgaaaatgtgcattttttgactatttcaggggccataactctggaaatagggggcggacccaaatgaaaaataggaggtgtgcaagttcatatcatgataaagactcatgcaaggtttcatcaatttatatcaaatactttttgagctaggcgtgtcaagaggtgaaaacgtgcatttttgactattttaggggcctaactctagaaatagggggcggatcaagatgaaaaataggaggtgcacaagttcatatcatgattaagactcatgcaaggtttcatgaatctatatcaaatactttttgagctatgcgtgtcacaaggtgaaaatgtgcatttttgactatttcaggggccataactctaaaaatgggaggcggagccagacgaaaaatagg
This is a stretch of genomic DNA from Mercenaria mercenaria strain notata chromosome 4, MADL_Memer_1, whole genome shotgun sequence. It encodes these proteins:
- the LOC123552802 gene encoding uncharacterized protein LOC123552802 isoform X2, translating into MELGHIKLRSQGVNILHGAIHEDHGLVWTEGQGIFLTPVSLFQGEVENQEHSKLGEFDRGVKSIHWSDNISAGLCYMCVVHDRNISIWKVEGRQPKLSFKQIRKINIQPISKGCLWNPGRDILCVLCPQQSSLYYSHVHNKGSQVLLQLDREKIRCGCWSTDGLKFIVCIGTSLMVYHWSDIDNSITTYTAVPWTVPGLLGHISSVVAISSDRIITAAELPLESLCKQQDTFLIPDLLNSNSNGPVRDELTEGEVIRPKGQQTSATESLLNLQRNPDSVLEDSSRLDCIDLSAERKPTRVSSVNVKGVLTPDLLLFQANLNQVLVGSNVQTLIQVYLFDRKQFTKTCEITLDKEERPKGLAGLPKSCCHDDQDGVLIVSGKRGPADVAFPSSSSTVTMKSVLKFFNLKHGRHEKAPLTHTQSVPSIPVSVSANGNQNNKDFDSIYDSVINFDTNLKNSTSYIRVADNKENNNTSKRASKERSDSFKAESVLSEVQKANGCHGDSKHVNGNTEIENKAPVPPKRPVRKKRSMRQNREDLSRQSSGSSQGKTEATTKMPMEYLSDSPEMSPRDHVHYAESNSSSEKSPDLNMKNVENETSAKHVTCENECKEQSKILPESEIQVESVMFKSVSKVSEHSAPPNEELSREISSLKIGIQNDVHQGSVKITEVGGDEKISELELEVEKTDFDSHKRNFGQVNFQKLCQEETENEKVMENYLEEKLKSKSVASNAVTETVGAQKLSISTESLDDIDKLLKEQNEKITKLQEQMNALSRRVDESSCVLPTRYQSINKPDTVQICFWCKDGFKIEKKFLLDNGRLQLEQIKQSFSLETVEMHIDDEACVVGCNIDGYIPVRFEPSSTITISGKPALT
- the LOC123552802 gene encoding uncharacterized protein LOC123552802 isoform X1, which encodes MELGHIKLRSQGVNILHGAIHEDHGLVWTEGQGIFLTPVSLFQGEVENQEHSKLGEFDKDSPLESRGVKSIHWSDNISAGLCYMCVVHDRNISIWKVEGRQPKLSFKQIRKINIQPISKGCLWNPGRDILCVLCPQQSSLYYSHVHNKGSQVLLQLDREKIRCGCWSTDGLKFIVCIGTSLMVYHWSDIDNSITTYTAVPWTVPGLLGHISSVVAISSDRIITAAELPLESLCKQQDTFLIPDLLNSNSNGPVRDELTEGEVIRPKGQQTSATESLLNLQRNPDSVLEDSSRLDCIDLSAERKPTRVSSVNVKGVLTPDLLLFQANLNQVLVGSNVQTLIQVYLFDRKQFTKTCEITLDKEERPKGLAGLPKSCCHDDQDGVLIVSGKRGPADVAFPSSSSTVTMKSVLKFFNLKHGRHEKAPLTHTQSVPSIPVSVSANGNQNNKDFDSIYDSVINFDTNLKNSTSYIRVADNKENNNTSKRASKERSDSFKAESVLSEVQKANGCHGDSKHVNGNTEIENKAPVPPKRPVRKKRSMRQNREDLSRQSSGSSQGKTEATTKMPMEYLSDSPEMSPRDHVHYAESNSSSEKSPDLNMKNVENETSAKHVTCENECKEQSKILPESEIQVESVMFKSVSKVSEHSAPPNEELSREISSLKIGIQNDVHQGSVKITEVGGDEKISELELEVEKTDFDSHKRNFGQVNFQKLCQEETENEKVMENYLEEKLKSKSVASNAVTETVGAQKLSISTESLDDIDKLLKEQNEKITKLQEQMNALSRRVDESSCVLPTRYQSINKPDTVQICFWCKDGFKIEKKFLLDNGRLQLEQIKQSFSLETVEMHIDDEACVVGCNIDGYIPVRFEPSSTITISGKPALT
- the LOC123552802 gene encoding uncharacterized protein LOC123552802 isoform X3, with protein sequence MCVVHDRNISIWKVEGRQPKLSFKQIRKINIQPISKGCLWNPGRDILCVLCPQQSSLYYSHVHNKGSQVLLQLDREKIRCGCWSTDGLKFIVCIGTSLMVYHWSDIDNSITTYTAVPWTVPGLLGHISSVVAISSDRIITAAELPLESLCKQQDTFLIPDLLNSNSNGPVRDELTEGEVIRPKGQQTSATESLLNLQRNPDSVLEDSSRLDCIDLSAERKPTRVSSVNVKGVLTPDLLLFQANLNQVLVGSNVQTLIQVYLFDRKQFTKTCEITLDKEERPKGLAGLPKSCCHDDQDGVLIVSGKRGPADVAFPSSSSTVTMKSVLKFFNLKHGRHEKAPLTHTQSVPSIPVSVSANGNQNNKDFDSIYDSVINFDTNLKNSTSYIRVADNKENNNTSKRASKERSDSFKAESVLSEVQKANGCHGDSKHVNGNTEIENKAPVPPKRPVRKKRSMRQNREDLSRQSSGSSQGKTEATTKMPMEYLSDSPEMSPRDHVHYAESNSSSEKSPDLNMKNVENETSAKHVTCENECKEQSKILPESEIQVESVMFKSVSKVSEHSAPPNEELSREISSLKIGIQNDVHQGSVKITEVGGDEKISELELEVEKTDFDSHKRNFGQVNFQKLCQEETENEKVMENYLEEKLKSKSVASNAVTETVGAQKLSISTESLDDIDKLLKEQNEKITKLQEQMNALSRRVDESSCVLPTRYQSINKPDTVQICFWCKDGFKIEKKFLLDNGRLQLEQIKQSFSLETVEMHIDDEACVVGCNIDGYIPVRFEPSSTITISGKPALT